One window from the genome of Fulvivirga lutea encodes:
- a CDS encoding energy transducer TonB, translating to MKKKSKQSDLRRYRGLFFNIGLFISMSAIVFAFEWKSYEDMGLVDLNSVSDDFEELLEIPPTEQPPPPPPKIKQPEIIEIPDEEEIEEEIEVDLDVDITEETVIEDIIIEEAPEEEVADEVFQIVEEPATPVGGYQSFYEYISKNIRYPAQARRMGIEGRVFVQFVVGPNGEISEVETVRGIGAGCDEEAERLLKSAPNWNPPKQRGKAVKQRIMVRLVFQLN from the coding sequence ATGAAAAAGAAATCAAAACAATCTGACCTTAGACGATATAGAGGGTTATTCTTCAATATTGGTTTGTTCATTTCAATGTCTGCTATAGTATTCGCCTTTGAATGGAAAAGCTATGAAGACATGGGTTTAGTAGACCTCAATTCAGTATCTGATGATTTTGAAGAATTACTTGAAATTCCACCCACAGAACAGCCACCACCTCCACCACCCAAAATCAAACAGCCTGAAATTATAGAAATTCCAGATGAAGAAGAGATTGAAGAAGAGATAGAGGTGGATCTTGATGTAGATATCACTGAAGAAACAGTAATTGAAGATATTATCATTGAAGAAGCTCCAGAAGAAGAAGTGGCAGACGAAGTATTCCAAATTGTAGAAGAACCTGCAACGCCTGTTGGAGGCTACCAATCGTTCTATGAGTACATTTCAAAGAACATTCGATACCCTGCACAAGCAAGGAGAATGGGTATAGAAGGTAGAGTATTTGTTCAGTTTGTGGTTGGGCCTAACGGAGAGATATCAGAAGTGGAAACTGTACGAGGAATTGGAGCCGGTTGCGATGAAGAAGCAGAAAGATTATTAAAAAGTGCACCAAATTGGAACCCTCCAAAGCAAAGAGGTAAAGCAGTGAAACAACGAATAATGGTTAGGTTAGTATTTCAATTAAACTAG
- the chrA gene encoding chromate efflux transporter has product MFRKVRYYIFLRDVLILAVTAFGGPQAHIAMFLDLLVKKRGYLSEEDLIELNALCNILPGPTSTQTITAVGFKIGGPNLAYLTLLIWMVPAVTIMTIAAITISNLQEQNISIEFTRFIQPMAVGFVAFAGYKIAKKVIHSTLGFGLMIASAIVSLFFGSPYVFPIVLVAGGLITSLNYKAHAIEEKDKIKIQWGNFILWASVFVLAAALGGLTRALPVRLFENFYRNGSLIFGGGQVLIPFLYTEFVEFKQYLTSEEFLSGYALMQSLPGPVFSFCAYVGSLSMREYGVGGEIVGAISASLGIFLPGAFLIFFVIRFWDSLKKYRRVKASLEGINAVSSGMVIAAAIILFLPLEPNYLNFGITISTFLILMFTKIPSPLLIVAGLLGGIIIS; this is encoded by the coding sequence TTGTTTAGAAAGGTACGATACTATATCTTTCTACGGGATGTTTTAATACTCGCTGTAACTGCTTTCGGAGGCCCTCAGGCGCATATTGCTATGTTTCTTGATCTACTGGTCAAGAAACGAGGATATCTCTCTGAGGAGGATCTAATTGAGCTTAATGCTCTCTGCAATATATTACCAGGCCCTACCTCAACCCAGACTATCACTGCAGTTGGTTTTAAAATTGGTGGGCCTAATTTGGCTTACCTAACATTATTAATCTGGATGGTACCTGCTGTAACTATTATGACAATAGCTGCGATTACCATTTCTAATTTGCAGGAACAGAATATTTCCATTGAATTCACGCGATTCATTCAGCCTATGGCTGTAGGCTTTGTGGCATTTGCCGGTTATAAGATTGCGAAGAAGGTAATTCATTCTACATTAGGTTTTGGGTTAATGATAGCCTCAGCGATTGTGTCACTTTTCTTTGGTTCGCCCTATGTTTTCCCGATTGTGCTGGTGGCAGGGGGATTAATTACCTCTTTAAATTATAAAGCCCATGCGATTGAAGAGAAAGATAAAATTAAAATTCAGTGGGGCAATTTTATTTTATGGGCATCGGTGTTTGTACTAGCTGCAGCTTTAGGTGGACTAACCAGGGCATTGCCCGTAAGGTTATTTGAAAATTTTTATCGAAATGGGAGTTTAATATTTGGAGGTGGACAGGTACTTATACCTTTTTTATATACCGAGTTCGTAGAGTTTAAGCAGTATTTAACCTCTGAGGAATTTTTATCAGGATATGCACTAATGCAATCACTTCCGGGTCCGGTATTTTCGTTTTGTGCATACGTAGGTTCTCTTTCTATGCGAGAGTATGGGGTAGGTGGAGAAATTGTGGGTGCCATTTCTGCCTCGCTCGGAATATTTTTGCCCGGAGCATTTTTAATATTTTTTGTTATCAGATTTTGGGATAGCTTGAAAAAATATAGAAGAGTGAAGGCTTCACTTGAAGGTATAAATGCCGTTAGCTCGGGAATGGTAATAGCTGCGGCCATCATTTTATTTTTACCGTTAGAACCTAATTATCTTAATTTTGGTATAACAATAAGTACATTTTTGATACTTATGTTCACCAAAATACCCTCACCATTACTAATAGTAGCGGGTCTGTTGGGCGGGATTATTATTTCCTAG
- a CDS encoding isopenicillin N synthase family dioxygenase: MSSKLYNEIPSLDLADFIEGDQERKNKFVQALGDAYNSIGFVAVKNHFLSDKKSEQLYAAIKKFFSLDESIKQKYEIEGLAGQRGYIGKGKEHAKGRTTGDLKEFFHVGQEVTDGDPIKEEYPDNVWVDEVPELKEIGLEVYQSLEKTGVYMLRAIALYLGLEETYFDDKVKNGNSILRPIHYFPIENPEEVPADAVRAAEHGDINLITLLMGASADGLQVLRRDGQWIPITALPEQLVVNVGDMLERHTNGKLKSTIHRVVNPPKDKMKTSRYSIPFFMHPRSDMDLTCLPECVDENNPKQFEDITAGEFLSERLAEIGLKK, translated from the coding sequence ATGAGTAGTAAATTATACAACGAAATACCTTCTTTAGATTTAGCTGATTTTATAGAGGGCGATCAGGAAAGAAAGAACAAATTTGTTCAAGCTTTAGGCGATGCATACAACAGTATCGGTTTTGTTGCAGTGAAAAACCATTTCTTATCTGATAAGAAATCTGAACAGCTTTATGCAGCAATAAAGAAATTCTTTTCATTGGATGAATCCATAAAACAAAAGTATGAAATTGAGGGCTTAGCAGGGCAAAGGGGTTACATAGGTAAAGGAAAAGAACATGCTAAAGGAAGAACAACCGGAGATTTAAAGGAGTTTTTTCATGTTGGCCAAGAGGTTACTGATGGAGATCCTATAAAAGAAGAATACCCTGATAATGTATGGGTTGATGAAGTTCCTGAATTAAAGGAAATAGGATTGGAGGTATACCAAAGTTTGGAAAAGACTGGTGTTTATATGTTACGTGCAATAGCATTATATCTTGGTCTTGAAGAAACTTACTTTGATGATAAAGTTAAAAATGGCAACAGTATTTTGAGGCCAATACACTATTTCCCTATTGAAAACCCGGAAGAAGTTCCTGCTGATGCAGTAAGAGCAGCAGAGCATGGCGATATAAATCTTATTACGCTTCTAATGGGAGCCAGCGCAGATGGGCTTCAAGTACTTCGAAGAGATGGACAGTGGATACCAATTACCGCGTTACCTGAGCAATTGGTAGTAAATGTTGGTGACATGTTGGAAAGACATACTAATGGAAAATTAAAATCTACCATTCATCGAGTGGTTAATCCGCCAAAAGATAAAATGAAAACCAGTAGGTATTCAATACCATTTTTTATGCACCCAAGAAGTGACATGGATTTAACTTGCTTACCTGAATGTGTTGATGAAAACAACCCCAAACAGTTTGAAGATATCACAGCTGGTGAGTTTTTGAGCGAGAGGTTAGCAGAAATAGGCCTTAAGAAATAG
- the rpsJ gene encoding 30S ribosomal protein S10 — protein sequence MNQKIRIKLKSYDHNLVDKSSEKIVRAVKTTGAVVNGPIPLPTVKEKFTVLRSPHVNKKSREQFQLCTYKRLVDIYSNSTKTVDALMKLELPSGVDVEIKV from the coding sequence ATGAATCAGAAAATAAGAATAAAATTAAAATCTTACGATCATAATTTGGTTGACAAGTCTTCAGAGAAGATTGTAAGAGCGGTAAAAACTACAGGAGCTGTAGTAAATGGGCCAATTCCTTTACCAACAGTGAAAGAGAAATTTACTGTATTGAGATCTCCACACGTAAACAAGAAATCAAGAGAGCAGTTTCAACTATGTACTTACAAAAGACTAGTTGATATCTATTCTAACAGTACAAAAACTGTTGATGCTCTAATGAAGCTTGAGCTACCAAGTGGAGTTGATGTAGAAATAAAGGTTTAA
- the fusA gene encoding elongation factor G, with protein MAKRDLRFTRNIGIAAHIDAGKTTTTERILYYTGVSHKIGEVHDGAATMDWMEQEQERGITITSAATTVFWPYKGDQYHINIIDTPGHVDFTVEVNRSLRVLDGLVFLFSAVDGVEPQSETNWRLADNYKVARIGFVNKMDRSGADFLNVCKQVKEMLGTKSVPLQLPIGAEDNFKGVVDLVENKAMVWNEEDMGMTYEEVEIPADMVDDVQHYREQLVEAVAEYDENLMEKFFDDPDSISRDEIVAALRAATIDLAFVPMLCGSAFKNKGVQTMLNYVMELLPSPLDRDNIVGTNPDTEEKITRKPDTDEPFAALAFKIATDPFVGRLCFVRSYSGILESGSYVYNTRTDKKERISRIFQMHANKQNQIDQLYCGDIGAVVGFKDIKTGDTLCDEKSKIVLESMVFPEPVIGYAIEPKTQADVDKLGMAISKLVEEDPTLQVETNHETGQTILKGMGELHLDIIIDRLKREFKVEINQGAPQVAYKETIQSTVEHKEVYKKQSGGKGKFADIVFDLGPKDEDFEGEGLQFVNNIVGGVIPKEFIPAIEKGFREAMKNGPLAGYPIETMKVRLFHGSFHDVDSDALSFEMAARLGFKEAAKKAAPVLLEPIMSVEVVTPEEYTGAITGDLNRRRGIMRGMDTRGTATVIKSNVPLSEMFGYVTDLRTMSSGRATASLTFSHYDPVPKNIADTVIADTKGQLA; from the coding sequence ATGGCAAAGAGAGATTTAAGGTTTACTCGTAACATTGGTATCGCTGCGCATATTGATGCGGGTAAAACTACGACTACAGAACGTATACTTTATTATACAGGAGTTAGTCACAAAATAGGTGAAGTTCATGATGGTGCTGCCACTATGGACTGGATGGAGCAAGAGCAAGAAAGAGGTATTACCATTACTTCTGCTGCTACAACAGTATTCTGGCCATACAAAGGCGACCAATATCACATAAACATTATAGATACTCCAGGACACGTTGATTTTACTGTAGAGGTAAACAGATCGTTACGTGTTTTAGATGGTTTAGTATTCTTATTTTCAGCTGTTGATGGTGTTGAGCCACAGTCTGAAACTAACTGGAGGCTTGCTGATAACTATAAAGTAGCTCGTATTGGGTTTGTTAATAAAATGGACAGATCTGGTGCTGACTTCTTAAACGTATGTAAGCAAGTAAAAGAAATGTTAGGTACAAAGTCTGTACCTCTTCAATTACCTATCGGAGCGGAAGATAATTTCAAAGGAGTGGTTGATCTTGTTGAAAACAAGGCAATGGTTTGGAATGAAGAAGATATGGGAATGACTTACGAAGAAGTTGAAATCCCGGCTGATATGGTAGATGACGTTCAGCATTACAGAGAGCAATTAGTTGAAGCTGTTGCTGAGTACGATGAGAATCTAATGGAGAAATTCTTCGATGATCCGGATTCTATCTCTAGAGACGAAATTGTTGCTGCATTAAGAGCCGCTACTATTGACTTGGCATTCGTTCCGATGTTGTGTGGTTCTGCATTTAAGAACAAAGGTGTTCAGACGATGTTGAACTACGTGATGGAATTACTTCCTTCACCTCTTGATAGAGACAATATCGTTGGTACAAATCCAGACACTGAAGAAAAAATTACAAGAAAGCCAGATACAGATGAACCTTTTGCTGCACTTGCTTTCAAAATTGCTACTGACCCATTTGTTGGTAGACTTTGTTTCGTGAGATCTTACTCTGGTATACTTGAGTCAGGTTCTTATGTATACAATACAAGAACAGATAAAAAAGAGCGTATTTCTAGAATTTTCCAGATGCACGCTAATAAGCAAAACCAAATCGATCAACTGTATTGCGGTGATATCGGAGCGGTTGTTGGTTTTAAAGATATTAAAACTGGAGATACACTTTGTGATGAGAAATCTAAGATCGTTCTTGAATCAATGGTATTCCCTGAGCCAGTTATCGGATATGCCATTGAGCCAAAAACACAGGCAGATGTTGATAAACTAGGTATGGCTATTTCTAAGCTTGTTGAAGAAGATCCAACACTTCAGGTAGAAACTAACCACGAAACTGGTCAGACTATCCTTAAAGGTATGGGTGAACTTCACTTAGATATTATTATCGACAGATTAAAGAGAGAATTCAAAGTTGAAATCAACCAGGGAGCTCCTCAGGTTGCTTACAAAGAGACAATTCAATCTACTGTTGAGCACAAAGAAGTTTACAAAAAGCAATCAGGTGGTAAAGGTAAGTTTGCGGATATCGTATTCGACCTAGGACCAAAGGATGAAGATTTCGAAGGTGAAGGTTTGCAGTTTGTGAATAACATTGTTGGTGGTGTAATTCCTAAAGAATTTATTCCAGCGATTGAAAAAGGTTTTAGAGAGGCTATGAAAAATGGTCCTTTAGCTGGATACCCAATCGAAACAATGAAAGTAAGATTATTCCACGGATCATTCCACGATGTGGATTCTGATGCCCTTTCATTTGAGATGGCAGCAAGGTTAGGCTTTAAAGAAGCAGCTAAGAAAGCAGCTCCGGTATTGTTAGAGCCAATCATGTCGGTTGAAGTTGTAACTCCTGAAGAGTACACAGGTGCTATCACTGGTGACTTGAACAGAAGAAGAGGTATCATGAGAGGTATGGATACAAGAGGTACTGCTACAGTAATTAAATCAAACGTTCCATTATCAGAGATGTTTGGTTATGTTACTGACCTAAGAACCATGAGTTCTGGTAGAGCGACTGCTTCATTAACATTCTCTCACTACGATCCAGTTCCTAAAAATATTGCAGATACAGTAATTGCCGATACTAAAGGTCAATTAGCTTAA
- the rpsL gene encoding 30S ribosomal protein S12 — protein MPTIQQLVRKGRTKLMSKSKSPALDSCPQRRGVCTRVYTTTPKKPNSAMRKVARVRLTNGKEVNAYIPGEGHNLQEHSIVLIRGGRVKDLPGVRYHIIRGALDTAGVNGRTQRRSKYGAKRPKK, from the coding sequence ATGCCTACTATTCAACAATTGGTAAGAAAGGGTAGAACCAAATTGATGTCAAAGTCAAAATCTCCCGCTCTTGACTCTTGCCCTCAGAGAAGAGGAGTGTGTACAAGAGTATATACCACCACACCAAAAAAACCTAACTCTGCAATGAGAAAAGTTGCAAGGGTGAGGCTTACAAATGGAAAAGAGGTTAACGCTTATATTCCAGGAGAAGGTCACAACTTGCAGGAACACTCTATTGTTCTTATTAGAGGAGGAAGAGTTAAAGATTTACCAGGTGTAAGATACCATATCATTAGAGGTGCATTAGACACAGCTGGTGTAAATGGTAGAACACAGAGAAGATCAAAATACGGTGCAAAACGCCCTAAAAAATAA
- a CDS encoding DUF3467 domain-containing protein, producing MAEEKDKKANPNQINIELSEEVAEGVYANLAMIAHSNSEFVIDFIRLMPGVPKAKVKSRIVVTPEHAKRLMLALKENIQKYEDNFGEIKKTEEAPKFPINFGGTVGEA from the coding sequence ATGGCTGAAGAAAAGGATAAAAAGGCGAACCCTAATCAGATAAACATTGAGTTGTCTGAAGAGGTAGCAGAAGGTGTATATGCTAATTTGGCAATGATTGCACACTCTAACAGTGAGTTTGTGATTGATTTTATCAGATTAATGCCGGGGGTACCTAAGGCAAAGGTAAAATCCAGAATTGTTGTAACACCTGAGCATGCTAAACGTCTAATGCTAGCACTGAAAGAGAACATACAGAAGTATGAAGACAATTTTGGTGAGATTAAAAAGACGGAAGAAGCTCCCAAATTCCCGATTAATTTCGGTGGAACGGTAGGGGAAGCCTAA
- the rpoC gene encoding DNA-directed RNA polymerase subunit beta' has protein sequence MSFRKNKKLDLDFSKVTISLASPESILESSHGEVTQPETINYRTYKPEMGGLFCERIFGPVKDWECHCGKYKRIRYKGIICDRCGVEVTEKKVRRERMGHIELVVPVAHIWYFKSLPNKIGYLLGLPTKKLDQIIYYERYVVIQPGIKEEDGLAMMDFLTEDEYLDILDKLPRENQLLDNDDPNKFIAKMGAESLEMLLARIDLDTLSYDLRHQAATDTSQQRKAEALKRLKVVEAFREAKTRIENRPEWMVIKMVPVIPPELRPLVPLDGGRFATSDLNDLYRRVIIRNNRLKRLIDIKAPEVILRNEKRMLQEAVDSLFDNSRKVNAVRSDGNRALKSLSDMLKGKQGRFRQNLLGKRVDYSGRSVIVVGPELKLHECGLPKDMAAELFKPFIIRKLIERGIVKTVKSAKKIVDRKDPVVWDILENVLKGHPVLLNRAPTLHRLGIQAFQPKLIEGKAIQLHPLVCTAFNADFDGDQMAVHVPLGQEAILEASLLMLSSHNILNPANGAPIAVPSQDMVLGLYYVTKGRKSTKEEKVNGEGMMFYSSEEVIIAMNEGILSKHAHIKVRTKVRNANGELETKVIETVAGRVLFNESVPEEVGFVDELLTKKKLQKIISDVFKITGMARTAQFLDDIKELGFQMAYKGGLSMGLNDVAIPPEKEALVEQAKQEVDAVWQNYLMGLITDNERYNQVIDIWTRINTQLTNTLMTRLEEDDQGFNSIYMMMHSGARGSREQIRQLGGMRGLMAKPQKNLAGSVGAIIENPILSNFKEGLDVLEYFISTHGARKGLADTALKTADAGYLTRRLVDVAQDLVITEEDCGTLRGLTVAALKDNEDVVEPLSERILGRVSVHDIFDPITDELICASGEEITEEITNRIDETSIEEVEIRSVLTCETKQGGCAKCYGRNLATGRMVQAGESVGVIAAQSIGEPGTQLTLRTFHVGGTASNIAVDANIKAKFDGVIETEGIRTIKTTNKDGEKVEVVMGRTGEVKVVDPKKKQVLISNHVPYGAFIKVKDGDKVEKGQELVYWDPYNAVILSEFDGTIEFESIIEGITYKEESDEQTGHREKVITDTKDKTKNPAVIVNAKDESKGYNIPVGAHLAVDNGDKIKAGQILAKIPRSMGKSRDITGGLPRVTELFEARNPSNPAVVSEIDGVVTYGGIKRGNREIFIESKDGIKKRYLVSLSKHILVQDNDFVKAGYPLSDGAITPADILAIKGPTAVQEYLVNEIQEVYRLQGVKINDKHIEAIVSQMMQKVMILDPGDTTFLTNESVDKFVFAEENDRVLDKKVVTDAGDSENFKPGQIISPRELRDENSTLKRKDLKLVEVRDALSAVSKPVLQGITQASLKTESFLSAASFQETTKVLSEAAIRGKADGLLGLKENVIVGHLIPAGTGQRRFKDVLVTSPEEYDNLVAANEEANSEKELQADK, from the coding sequence ATGTCATTCAGAAAGAATAAAAAGCTAGACCTCGATTTTTCTAAGGTTACCATCAGTTTAGCATCTCCTGAGTCTATTTTAGAGAGCTCACACGGAGAAGTTACTCAGCCGGAAACAATCAACTACAGAACATATAAGCCGGAAATGGGTGGATTGTTCTGTGAGCGTATTTTCGGACCTGTGAAAGACTGGGAATGTCATTGTGGAAAATACAAGAGAATTAGATATAAAGGTATCATCTGCGACCGTTGTGGTGTAGAGGTTACTGAAAAGAAAGTAAGAAGAGAGAGAATGGGTCACATCGAATTAGTTGTGCCTGTAGCTCACATTTGGTACTTCAAGTCTCTTCCTAATAAAATTGGTTACTTATTAGGTTTACCTACTAAGAAACTAGACCAAATCATCTATTACGAAAGATATGTGGTTATTCAACCAGGTATTAAAGAAGAAGATGGTTTGGCAATGATGGACTTCTTGACAGAAGATGAATATTTAGATATTCTAGATAAGCTTCCAAGAGAAAACCAATTGTTAGATAATGATGATCCTAACAAGTTTATAGCTAAAATGGGAGCAGAGTCTCTTGAAATGCTATTAGCTCGTATCGATTTAGATACATTATCTTATGATCTAAGACATCAAGCTGCTACTGATACTTCACAGCAAAGAAAAGCGGAAGCTTTAAAGAGATTGAAAGTTGTAGAAGCATTCAGAGAGGCTAAAACTAGAATAGAAAACAGACCAGAGTGGATGGTGATTAAAATGGTTCCAGTAATTCCACCGGAATTACGTCCATTAGTGCCATTAGATGGTGGTCGTTTCGCTACTTCTGATTTAAATGATCTTTACAGAAGGGTTATTATCAGAAATAACCGTCTTAAGAGACTTATCGATATCAAAGCTCCAGAAGTAATTCTTAGAAATGAGAAACGTATGCTTCAAGAGGCGGTTGATTCATTATTCGATAACTCTAGAAAAGTAAATGCTGTAAGATCAGATGGAAACAGAGCGTTGAAATCTTTAAGTGATATGCTTAAAGGTAAGCAAGGTAGATTCCGTCAGAACTTATTAGGTAAAAGGGTTGACTACTCTGGCCGTTCGGTTATTGTAGTAGGACCTGAGCTAAAACTACACGAGTGTGGTCTTCCTAAAGATATGGCAGCTGAATTATTCAAGCCGTTTATCATTAGAAAGTTAATCGAAAGAGGAATTGTTAAGACTGTTAAGTCTGCAAAGAAAATAGTTGATAGAAAGGATCCTGTTGTTTGGGATATTTTGGAAAACGTATTGAAAGGACATCCTGTTCTTCTAAACCGTGCTCCAACCCTTCACAGATTAGGTATCCAGGCTTTCCAACCAAAACTAATTGAAGGTAAAGCAATCCAATTACATCCGTTAGTATGTACAGCATTTAACGCTGACTTTGACGGTGACCAGATGGCCGTACACGTTCCTCTTGGTCAGGAAGCTATATTGGAGGCATCATTATTAATGCTTTCTTCTCACAACATCCTTAACCCTGCTAACGGTGCACCAATTGCTGTACCTTCTCAGGATATGGTTCTTGGTCTTTACTACGTAACTAAAGGTAGAAAGAGCACGAAAGAAGAAAAGGTAAATGGTGAAGGCATGATGTTCTATAGTTCAGAGGAAGTAATCATTGCTATGAATGAAGGAATTCTTTCTAAGCATGCGCACATCAAAGTAAGAACTAAGGTGAGAAATGCCAATGGAGAGCTAGAAACTAAAGTTATTGAAACAGTAGCTGGTAGAGTTCTATTTAACGAGTCTGTTCCTGAGGAAGTAGGTTTCGTTGATGAGTTGTTGACTAAGAAGAAACTTCAGAAGATTATTTCTGATGTATTCAAAATCACTGGAATGGCTAGAACAGCACAGTTCTTAGATGATATTAAAGAACTTGGTTTCCAAATGGCTTACAAAGGAGGTCTTTCAATGGGACTTAACGATGTGGCTATTCCACCGGAAAAAGAAGCATTAGTTGAGCAGGCTAAACAAGAAGTTGATGCTGTATGGCAAAACTACTTAATGGGTCTTATCACTGATAACGAGCGTTATAATCAGGTAATTGATATCTGGACTAGAATAAACACACAATTGACTAATACTCTAATGACTCGTCTTGAAGAAGATGACCAAGGGTTTAACTCAATTTACATGATGATGCACTCGGGAGCGAGAGGTTCAAGAGAGCAAATCAGACAGTTAGGTGGTATGAGAGGATTGATGGCGAAACCGCAGAAGAACCTTGCAGGTTCAGTGGGTGCGATCATTGAAAACCCGATCTTATCTAACTTTAAAGAAGGTCTGGATGTATTAGAGTACTTTATCTCAACTCACGGTGCTAGAAAAGGTCTTGCAGATACAGCTCTTAAAACGGCTGATGCTGGTTACTTAACTAGACGTCTTGTAGATGTTGCTCAGGATTTAGTGATCACTGAGGAAGATTGTGGTACTCTAAGAGGCTTAACAGTGGCTGCATTAAAAGATAATGAAGATGTTGTTGAACCATTATCTGAAAGAATACTTGGTAGAGTTTCTGTACACGATATCTTCGATCCAATTACAGATGAATTGATCTGTGCTAGTGGCGAAGAAATTACTGAAGAAATCACTAACCGAATCGATGAAACTAGCATCGAAGAAGTTGAAATTAGATCAGTATTAACGTGTGAAACTAAGCAAGGTGGTTGTGCTAAATGTTACGGACGTAACTTGGCAACTGGTAGAATGGTTCAAGCTGGTGAGTCTGTAGGTGTAATTGCCGCACAGTCAATTGGTGAACCAGGTACACAGCTTACACTTAGAACATTCCACGTTGGTGGTACTGCTTCTAACATTGCTGTAGATGCCAACATCAAAGCTAAATTTGATGGTGTAATCGAAACTGAAGGAATAAGAACAATCAAGACTACCAATAAAGATGGTGAGAAAGTTGAGGTTGTTATGGGTAGAACAGGTGAAGTAAAGGTTGTTGATCCAAAGAAAAAACAAGTACTTATCTCAAATCACGTTCCTTATGGAGCTTTCATAAAAGTGAAAGATGGTGATAAAGTGGAGAAAGGACAGGAGCTTGTTTATTGGGATCCTTACAACGCGGTTATTCTATCAGAATTTGATGGAACTATTGAGTTTGAATCAATTATTGAAGGTATTACTTATAAAGAAGAATCTGATGAGCAAACTGGTCACAGAGAGAAAGTAATTACCGATACTAAGGATAAAACTAAGAACCCGGCAGTTATTGTAAACGCCAAAGACGAGTCTAAAGGATATAACATTCCGGTAGGAGCTCACTTAGCAGTTGATAACGGAGATAAAATTAAGGCAGGTCAAATACTAGCCAAAATTCCTCGAAGCATGGGTAAATCAAGAGATATTACAGGGGGTCTTCCAAGAGTAACTGAGCTTTTCGAAGCTAGAAACCCTTCTAACCCAGCTGTAGTTTCTGAAATTGATGGTGTTGTTACTTACGGTGGAATTAAGAGAGGTAACAGAGAAATCTTTATCGAGTCTAAGGATGGTATTAAGAAGAGATATTTAGTATCACTTTCTAAGCACATTCTTGTTCAGGATAATGACTTCGTGAAAGCAGGTTACCCACTTTCTGATGGAGCTATTACTCCAGCTGATATCTTGGCCATTAAAGGACCAACAGCTGTTCAGGAATACTTGGTAAATGAAATTCAGGAGGTATACAGACTTCAAGGTGTGAAAATTAATGATAAGCACATTGAAGCAATTGTTAGCCAAATGATGCAGAAAGTTATGATTCTTGATCCGGGAGATACAACATTCTTAACGAATGAGAGTGTAGATAAATTTGTATTTGCCGAAGAGAATGATAGAGTATTAGATAAGAAAGTTGTGACTGACGCAGGAGACTCTGAAAACTTCAAGCCAGGTCAGATCATTTCTCCAAGAGAACTTAGAGATGAGAACTCTACATTAAAGAGAAAAGATCTAAAATTAGTTGAAGTGCGTGATGCATTATCAGCAGTTTCAAAACCTGTATTGCAAGGTATTACTCAGGCTTCATTGAAAACAGAAAGTTTCTTATCAGCAGCTTCATTCCAGGAAACAACTAAGGTACTTAGTGAAGCAGCTATCAGAGGAAAGGCTGATGGTCTTCTTGGATTGAAAGAAAACGTTATTGTTGGACACTTGATTCCTGCAGGTACTGGACAGCGAAGATTTAAAGATGTTCTAGTTACATCACCTGAAGAGTACGATAACTTGGTTGCTGCCAATGAGGAAGCAAACAGTGAGAAGGAACTTCAAGCGGATAAATAA